The Bacillota bacterium genome segment CGGTCGGAGGACTTACTTTGGCGAAAAGGACCTTCCGACCTGCCGCCCGGTGAGGAGCCCGGCGCCGAGCGCACCCAGTTGGTGGGCCAGGAGGGCCACGCGCAGGCAGGCCTTCCCCGCATCTACGTTGCCAGGGACGTGATGGCTGCCGTGGAGTCCTGGGCGCGCCGGCCCGGGCTGGAGGCGTCGGCCGGGGTGCTGATGGGGCGGGCGCTCGTCAACCGGGCCGGGCAGCGGTTCGTGCTCATCGACGGGGCCATCGAGGCACCCGAGGTGGAGGCGGCCAGCCGGTCGGTCAAGTTCACCCCCCGGGCCTGGAAGAGCCTGCGGGCGGCCGCCGGGTCGGGCTTCGCCAACCGTGAGATCATCGGGTGGTTCCACTCGCGGCCGGACGAACCGCTGTACCTCTCTCCTTACGAAACGTTCGTCCACCAGACACACTTCGGCGCCCCGTGGCAGGTGGCGCTGGTCTTCGACCCCGCCAGCGGGCAGCACGCGTTCTGGGGGTGGAACGGCGAGGTCCTCGACCGGGCGGTTGGCTTCCGCCTCTGGGAGGCACCCGCGTCCGTCACCCTGAGCGCCCGGGACCTCGAACGCCTGGGCCACTACTCCCAGCCGGTCGAGCAGGCAGCCGCGGCCCGGGAGGGTACGCCCGCCGCCGGGCCCTGGGAACGCGGTACCTGGCCCGTGAGCCGTGCGCAGGCCCTCGCCGCCAGCCGCCGGGGGCGTGGCGCCGCAGCGGCTCGCCCGGCCTGGCAGCAGGTCACGAGGGCCATCCAGGGTATCACGGTGCTGGTGCTGGTCTTCGTGGGCGCCATGATGGCGCGCTGGGGGGTCGAACAGGTCTGGCCCCGTTTTGCCGGAGGCCCGCCCCAGCCCGCCCAGGAGGTCATCGGGGGCGGCCCGGCAACGCCGGTCGTGCCGCAGCTTCCGCCCAAACCGGGACAGGCGGCTTCCCCCGCGACCCCGGCTGCGCCTGCGCCGTCACCCCCTTCGGGTTCGGCGCCGCCGTCCGCTCCCGAGGGCAGCGCCGCACCGGCGCTGGAAAGCTACGAGGTCCAGCCCGGCGACACGCTGTGGGCCATCGCCGAACGCTTCTACGGGGACCCCGAGGCGTACCGGTGGCTTGCGCAGGCGAACGGGATCGGCGATCCGAACCTGCTCAGGCCCGGGCAGCGTTTGGTGCTGCCGCCGCAGGGCGATCAGAGGCCGCGGCGCAAGTAGGCCTCGCGGCCCCGGTCATGGAGTGGCGGGGGCTGCCTGCGCCGCGCCCGGCGGCGGGGACGCCACGCTCGTGAAGGTGGAAGGCGTCCTGATGATGCTCATCCTCGGAAGCGGCCAGTAGCGCCACACGGCCCGCCCTTCGATGAGTTCCCGCGGGACGAAGCCCACCCGGGGGTCTCGGCTGTCCTCACTGTTGTTGCGGTTGTCGCCCATCACGAAGTAGTGCCCCGGCGAGACCTGCACGGGACCGTAGTGATGGAGCGTCGGCGCGTCCAGGTACGGCTCATCCAGCGCCGTGCCGTTCAGGTACACCCGGCCATCCCGCGTCTCGACCCAGTCTCCAGGTACGGCGATGACTCGCTTGATGAAGTGCTCCCGGGGATTCATGGGGTAGCGAAAGACCACGATCTCGCCGCGCTGCGGCTCGCGGAAGCGGTAGGTCAGCTTGTCGACCATGAGCTTCTCGCCGTCGTGCAACGTGGGCATCATGGACGGCCCATCCACCGTAAAGGCGCGGGCGACGAAGGTCATGATGAGCAGGGCCAGCACCGCGGCGCCGCCTACGGTCTTCATCAGCTCCACCAGGGCGGACGCTAGGCCCGACCCGGCGCTGCTCCTGGCCGGCTCCCGCCGCCCATGAGCCGACCTCCCGCCTCCCCGGGAAGGAGCGGAACGCATGCCCTCATCCCTTTCAAAAGCGCGCGAAATCCCCGAAGCACGGCCGGAAGTTTCGCTTCGGGCCAGGGAGGTTCCTCTTGAGCGCGTTGGAGGCCTAGATGTCCCAGAGGCAGCGCTGGCGCACCGTGTTGTACAGCGGGGCCGTGCGCGCAAACCCCTCCCGGTCGCGGTTCTTCAGCTGCTCCTCCAGTTCCTGGCGCAAGGTGATGGCGAGCAGCAGCAG includes the following:
- a CDS encoding LysM domain-containing protein encodes the protein MSERSEDLLWRKGPSDLPPGEEPGAERTQLVGQEGHAQAGLPRIYVARDVMAAVESWARRPGLEASAGVLMGRALVNRAGQRFVLIDGAIEAPEVEAASRSVKFTPRAWKSLRAAAGSGFANREIIGWFHSRPDEPLYLSPYETFVHQTHFGAPWQVALVFDPASGQHAFWGWNGEVLDRAVGFRLWEAPASVTLSARDLERLGHYSQPVEQAAAAREGTPAAGPWERGTWPVSRAQALAASRRGRGAAAARPAWQQVTRAIQGITVLVLVFVGAMMARWGVEQVWPRFAGGPPQPAQEVIGGGPATPVVPQLPPKPGQAASPATPAAPAPSPPSGSAPPSAPEGSAAPALESYEVQPGDTLWAIAERFYGDPEAYRWLAQANGIGDPNLLRPGQRLVLPPQGDQRPRRK
- the lepB gene encoding signal peptidase I, encoding MRSAPSRGGGRSAHGRREPARSSAGSGLASALVELMKTVGGAAVLALLIMTFVARAFTVDGPSMMPTLHDGEKLMVDKLTYRFREPQRGEIVVFRYPMNPREHFIKRVIAVPGDWVETRDGRVYLNGTALDEPYLDAPTLHHYGPVQVSPGHYFVMGDNRNNSEDSRDPRVGFVPRELIEGRAVWRYWPLPRMSIIRTPSTFTSVASPPPGAAQAAPATP